The stretch of DNA CATCGGCAATTAATAACGACGGGTTGTTGAGGAGGGCGCAGGCCAAAGCCAGGCGCTGGTAAGGGCCTGGTTTCAGGTCGTGCAAGGGCTCGCTTAAGAAATCCTGCAGCTCAAGGCGCCGGATGAGGTCAAGGGCACTCTCACGCCGGCAGCCTTTAAGGGTGGCGATGAAATCAAGGTTTTCCGCCGCGTTCAGGTCTTCAAACAGGCTGGGCTGCTGGGTTACCAGGCCCAAAGCTTTTTTGAAGCTTTCTCCACGGCGGATGTCCTGGCCGAGAATTTCCACACTTCCCGAACTGAACCGGTCAACGCCGGCCAAAATATGCAGCAGGGCTGTTTTCCCGGCTCCCCTGGGGCCAAAAAGGCCAAACAGCTCCCCTCTGTAAACTTCCAGGTTAAGGCCGTTAAGCAGGATTTTTTTTCTGCTTTTCTGGACCAGGTCTTTTACTTTTACTATTGGTTCCACGCTATTCGCCCTCCTCGACCAGCCTCACCCGGGCGGTCATGCCGGTCTTTAAGACCAGGTCCGGGTTGGGGACGTCCACCTTTACTTCAAAGCTGCGGACATCGTGCTCGTACTGGTCGTTGACCGCCCTGTGCACGGCAAAATCCCCGGCGTTGTTAATCCAGACCACCTTCCCCGGTATCACCTGGCCGGGCAATGAATCCACCGTCACTTCCGCAGCCTGGCCTAGTTGGACACGCCCTATTTTGTTCTCGGTGATGAAGATTTTAATGTATGTATGCTCAACATCGGTGATTTCCAGGACCGGAGTCCCGGCATTGACCATCTCGCCCTGTTCAAGCAGCTTTTGGGTAATATAGCCTGATATAGGCGCCTTTAAAAGGGTGTTGTCCAGATAAGCCTGGGCCTCCTCAACAGCTCCCCCGGCCTGGTTGCTCTGGGCTACGCTGGCTTCATACTGGGACTGGGCGGCTTCTACCTTCAAACGCGCGGACAGCGCCTGATCGAGGCCGCTTTGTGCCTCGCGCAGCTTGTTTTGGGCCAGGTCAAAGTTGTTTTTGGCGTCATCAAAACTTTTATTGGATATAGCGCCGCTGTCGTGCAATGCCTGCGCCCGTTCAAGCTGCTGCCCGGCGTCGGTCACGCCCACTTCCGCCTGCGCGACCTTGGCCCTGGCCTGCTCTATGGCGGTCTCCACCTGCTGGCTGGTCAGAGGCACGGAACTGCCGGCCTGTCTGGCCTGCGCGCTGGCAGCCTCAAAAGCTCCTTTGGCCTGGATCAGTTTGGCCGTTAATTCGCGGCTGTCGAGGGAGGCCAGTTCCTGCCCCTGTTCGACCCTGCCGCCCTCGTCAACCAGGAGGGCGGCTATTTTGCCGGGGACTTTGAAAGAAGCCATGACCTTCTTTGCTTCAACGGTCCCGGTGGCTGTCAGGCTGTCATGGTCGCTGTTGACAGCGGCTTGATGTTTGGCCTGGAAAATGAAGAGAAATATTGTTGCTGTGATGATAAACAAAAATATAACGGAGACGGCGGCTTTCTCCCGTGTGATTTTGGCAAAGGCGTCCGGTAACATGCGAAACTCCTCCATCTTATATGTAGTAAGGAATTCGGGATGTCGTAAGGCATAGGGCGTAGGGCGCAGTTAGGGAGGTCTTTTAGCCATTAATTTTCCATATGTTAACACAACGTAAAAAGATGTTTTTACGCCTGACGCCTTATGCCTTACGCCCATTTTCAGCGGCAGATCCCGTTAAAAAAGATATCTTCGAGGGCAAGGCTGGCCGGTTCGAGCGGGATCCCTCGGGAGTAGCTGAGGTAGTGAAATGCAGTAATGGTAAGCATGCCGAAAAGGGCGGAGGTGATTATTTCCGGGTTTACGGGCCGAAAAACTTTCTTTGCAATCCCTTCCTCGAGTACGTTGCGGAACACCTGCAGGCACTTGGCCAGCATGTCGGCCAGAATTTCCCTGCTAAAGTCGGTGCTGCCCAATTCTTTTAGAAAAAGAAAGACCAGGTCTTTTTCTTTTTCGCAGAAAATGAAGTGACCGCGGATTAGTTTTCTAATTTTATCCTGTGGGCTGGCAGGGCTTTGGGCAGCTTTGGCGAGCTGCTCGTGAAAAAGGTCGATTCCCTCCCGGATAATGGCCAGGTATAGCTCCTCTTTGTTCTTAAAGTAATAATAAATAGTTCCCTTGGATACGCCGATGGCTGCGGCAATTTCCTCGACGGTGGTTTTATGGTAGCCCTTTTTGGTGAAAACCCCTGCCGCCGACTCAAATATATACTGTCTGCCTTCCTTTCCCCCTTTAAAAACCTCAGTAAATGGCAATTGACTCATATAGCGTACCCTCCCGTATCTGACTGACCAGTCAGTTATATTTTAAAATATTCCAAATCTGCCATAAAGTCAAGATCAAAACTTTCAAAAGGGGTCAATTGAAGTAGGCTGATACCCGAAGAATAACCATTCAGCACACAAAATGGTACCCAACAAACGCAGGTGCGAATTTATTCGCACCTATATTTTTAGGGATTCACTCTGTGGGCTGAACATCTGTACAGTTGTTTTCAGTACAGGAAGCAAAAGAACCGTCCCCCTGCTTCCGTTGCCCACGCCGCGATAGAGGCATCTATATCTAACAGCTCTTTCAGGAAATACCTTCTAGGCAGGTTCTTCTTTCAGCGGCGCATTTCTTCCCGGCCGGCGCATATATATCTAGAAGGAAGTTGGTACTAAGGATCTCATTCAAAACTTTGCATTATTTACGACCTCCAACTTCCAACTTCCATAATGCAGGAGGTTGGGTAAGTGCAGGAATACATACAAAAGCGGGTACTGGATATCTGTGTCTATATTTTGGAGACCCAGGCCACGGTCAGGCAGGCGGCTCAAGTATTTCAGGTCAGCAAAAGCACTGTGCACAAGGACATGACCGAGAGGCTGCCTTCGCTCAATAAACAGCTTGCCCAGGAGGTCAAAACAATCCTGGAGTACAATAAAGCCGAGCGTCACCTGCGGGGCGGCGAGGCGACCCGGAGAAAATATAAAGATTTGGCATAGTCTAGCACAGGAATTTTGTATATTGGAGTAGAATATTACCTTTTGCTGAGCCGTGGAACCTTTAGACAGGCAATCCAGGCTGCTGCTTTGGATTTTCGGTCTGGAGGACGGGCTCATTTCTTTGTAAAGCGAAAGGGGACAGGCTTATGATCGGCGGAACAGATATTGGGGTTGACCTGGGTACGGCAAATGTGCTGGTTTACGTTAGAGGGAAGGGAATTGTGCTGCAGGAGCCGTCCGTTGTAGCTATGGACAGGGACAGCGGGCGGGTCATCGCAGTGGGCGCCGAAGCCCGGAGGATGTTGGGAAGGACGCCCGGCAACATTATCGCCATCCGGCCCCTGCGTGACGGGGTAATTGCCGACTATGACGTCACCGAAAAGATGCTCCGTTACTTCATCAGCAGGGCCGATGGAAGCCGCAAACTATTTTTCCGGCCGCGGATCATGGTCTGCATCCCCTCGGGTGTAACCGGTGTTGAGGAACGGGCCGTGCGTCAGGCTGCTGTCCAGGCTGGAGCCAAGGAGGCCCACCTGATTGAAGAACCCCTTGCAGCGGCGCTCGGGGCGGGGGTGGATATTTCACAACCCAGTGGTTCCATGGTTATTGATATAGGCGGCGGGACCACCGATATTGCCGTGCTCTCACTGGGGGGCATTGTCTGCAGTAAATCACTCCGGGTAGGCGGAGACAAATTCGACGAAGCTATCGTGCGGTATATCCGCAAAGAATATAACCTGGCCATCGGTGAGCGGACGGCCGAGGAACTGAAAATGGAAGTCGGCACGGCCCACCTCTCTGACGCAGCCGACAAACAGATGGAGATCAGGGGCCGTGACATGCTTTCCGGGCTGCCCCAGGGGGTTGTGGTCACCCGCCGCCAGGTGCATGAAGCAATCAGAGAAACCCTGGATCTGGTGGTGGCCGGGGTCAAAGAGGTGCTGGAACGGACTTCCCCTGAATTGGCTGCGGATATTATCAACAGCGGCATTATCATGACCGGCGGCGGTTCCCTGCTCGACGGCATAGACCGCCTGATCAGCCAGGAAACAGGCCTTCCCGTCAACATCGCCGAGGATCCCCTGTCCTGCGTGGCCAAAGGCACCGGCCTGGCTCTCAACACCCTGGGTGTGCTCAGCGCCGCCGGCAAAGGCAAGGGCTATAAAAAGATTGTATAGCAGCCGAATAATGATTAACTAAATTAACTAAATTTTTTCGTGAACCAGGAGATCCCCAAAGTCCGTCGAAAGTATTAGGGTAGTTGTTTTGTGAAACAACGGACCTTTACATAGAAAGCTTTGGGGGTTTTTATGCGCTTTTTGACTTCTGTCAGGGGAAAGGCCCTGGCTGTGCTTTTGGCTTTGACGGCCTGCCTGACCCTGATCACTCTTTCCGGTTTTTCGGCGCCTGTACATAACGCAAACCCGGTTTCTTTTCTCAATGATCGCGCCAGGGATATAACCGGCGCTACGGCCGTAAACGTCCCGGACTTTGTTGTGCCTGGCGGCCTTACAGGAGAAGGCCAGATAGTGGCCATAGCCGATAGCGGCCTGGACACCGGACGCCTGGATGATATCCACCCGGATTTACAGAGCGTACCGGGGAAAATGCCCAAGGTCGTTATGTTAAAGTCCTGGGCCGGGCGGGATACCCCGGATGATCCCGACGGGCACGGGACCCATATGGCCGCTACCATTGCAGGCACGGGAGCCGCTTCCAATGGGAAATTCCGGGGCGTCGCGCCCGGCGCAAGTATTTATTTCCAGGGCATCCTGAACAGTGAAGGCCAACCGCAGCCGCCGGACAACCTTGAGGATTTGTTTTGGCCGGCCTATTCCGCCGGGGCGCGCGTCCATGTGGACGCTTGGGGTAGTGGGGCGGACACCTACGGTAATACTGCCGCCCAGGTTGATAAATTTGTGCGCAGCAATCCCGATTTTCTTGTCGCCTTTGGCGCGG from Pelotomaculum schinkii encodes:
- a CDS encoding HlyD family secretion protein — protein: MLPDAFAKITREKAAVSVIFLFIITATIFLFIFQAKHQAAVNSDHDSLTATGTVEAKKVMASFKVPGKIAALLVDEGGRVEQGQELASLDSRELTAKLIQAKGAFEAASAQARQAGSSVPLTSQQVETAIEQARAKVAQAEVGVTDAGQQLERAQALHDSGAISNKSFDDAKNNFDLAQNKLREAQSGLDQALSARLKVEAAQSQYEASVAQSNQAGGAVEEAQAYLDNTLLKAPISGYITQKLLEQGEMVNAGTPVLEITDVEHTYIKIFITENKIGRVQLGQAAEVTVDSLPGQVIPGKVVWINNAGDFAVHRAVNDQYEHDVRSFEVKVDVPNPDLVLKTGMTARVRLVEEGE
- a CDS encoding rod shape-determining protein, which gives rise to MIGGTDIGVDLGTANVLVYVRGKGIVLQEPSVVAMDRDSGRVIAVGAEARRMLGRTPGNIIAIRPLRDGVIADYDVTEKMLRYFISRADGSRKLFFRPRIMVCIPSGVTGVEERAVRQAAVQAGAKEAHLIEEPLAAALGAGVDISQPSGSMVIDIGGGTTDIAVLSLGGIVCSKSLRVGGDKFDEAIVRYIRKEYNLAIGERTAEELKMEVGTAHLSDAADKQMEIRGRDMLSGLPQGVVVTRRQVHEAIRETLDLVVAGVKEVLERTSPELAADIINSGIIMTGGGSLLDGIDRLISQETGLPVNIAEDPLSCVAKGTGLALNTLGVLSAAGKGKGYKKIV
- a CDS encoding ATP-binding cassette domain-containing protein, whose protein sequence is MEPIVKVKDLVQKSRKKILLNGLNLEVYRGELFGLFGPRGAGKTALLHILAGVDRFSSGSVEILGQDIRRGESFKKALGLVTQQPSLFEDLNAAENLDFIATLKGCRRESALDLIRRLELQDFLSEPLHDLKPGPYQRLALACALLNNPSLLIADDLSNCLDPFSTAVIANELTGFLAGGGTCIWAFNNISLCASMSRIGWLEDGALSFYQPEEARRVWENQRLDNFAQPGGSHA
- a CDS encoding TetR/AcrR family transcriptional regulator, whose protein sequence is MSQLPFTEVFKGGKEGRQYIFESAAGVFTKKGYHKTTVEEIAAAIGVSKGTIYYYFKNKEELYLAIIREGIDLFHEQLAKAAQSPASPQDKIRKLIRGHFIFCEKEKDLVFLFLKELGSTDFSREILADMLAKCLQVFRNVLEEGIAKKVFRPVNPEIITSALFGMLTITAFHYLSYSRGIPLEPASLALEDIFFNGICR
- the spoIIID gene encoding sporulation transcriptional regulator SpoIIID, translated to MQEYIQKRVLDICVYILETQATVRQAAQVFQVSKSTVHKDMTERLPSLNKQLAQEVKTILEYNKAERHLRGGEATRRKYKDLA